A stretch of Lachancea thermotolerans CBS 6340 chromosome D complete sequence DNA encodes these proteins:
- the MCA1 gene encoding Ca(2+)-dependent cysteine protease MCA1 (highly similar to uniprot|Q08601 Saccharomyces cerevisiae YOR197W MCA1 Putative cysteine protease similar to mammalian caspases) produces the protein MFPGAGRQSYANQQQQNMQQGVYSRPQGPPPGQGQQFHPPPQQYSRPGAPPPSFQGQQGYQDQQGHQGSQGFQRPPQPPPQGQYRNDIQANHAQPGFVNGPDMYQQPQNLHAPPQQAQVAGSGSNNEFSYQYSQCTGKRKALLIGINYFGTQSELRGCINDVRNIHDFLTTRYGYKSEDIVVLTDDQTQMAGVPLRQNILRAMQWLVSNAQPNDSLFFHYSGHGGQTKDLDGDEEDGMDDVIYPVDHETQGHIIDDEIHDIMVKPLQPGVRLTALFDSCHSGTVLDLPYTYSTKGVIKEPNLWKDVGQDGLQAAMAYATGNTSRMLTSLNSMFKSATRKATGSSASQQIKQTKFSPADIIMLSGSKDNQTSADAVENGQASGAMSHAFVKVMTTQPQQTYLSLLQNMRAELSGKYSQKPQLSSSHPINVNLQFLL, from the coding sequence ATGTTTCCAGGAGCTGGGCGTCAATCGTACGCcaaccagcagcagcagaacATGCAGCAAGGTGTATACTCAAGGCCCCAGGGCCCTCCACCAGGCCAAGGACAACAATTTCACCCGCCACCTCAGCAGTACTCACGACCCGGCGCACCCCctccaagttttcaaggccAACAGGGCTATCAGGATCAACAGGGCCACCAAGGATCGCAGGGTTTCCAAAGGCCTCCACAGCCACCTCCACAGGGTCAGTACCGTAACGACATCCAGGCCAACCATGCCCAGCCTGGCTTCGTGAACGGGCCGGACATGTACCAACAGCCTCAGAACTTACATGCTCCGCCCCAGCAAGCACAGGTCGCAGGTAGTGGTTCCAATAACGAGTTTTCCTACCAGTACTCTCAATGTACCGGCAAGCGGAAGGCACTGCTCATTGGCATAAACTACTTTGGCACACAGAGCGAGCTGCGTGGCTGTATCAATGATGTTCGCAACATTCACGACTTCTTGACTACGAGGTACGGCTACAAATCCGAGGACATCGTGGTGCTTACCGATGACCAAACTCAGATGGCAGGTGTGCCTCTGAGACAGAACATCTTGCGTGCCATGCAGTGGCTGGTGAGCAACGCGCAGCCTAACGAttctcttttcttccaCTACTCAGGTCATGGTGGCCAAACCAAAGACCTTGACGGGGACGAGGAAGATGGGATGGACGACGTGATTTATCCCGTGGACCACGAAACTCAGGGGCACATCATTGATGATGAGATTCACGATATTATGGTGAAGCCTCTGCAGCCAGGTGTCAGACTCACTGCTTTGTTTGACTCCTGTCACTCCGGTACAGTCTTGGACCTACCTTACACTTACTCCACGAAGGGTGTGATCAAAGAGCCCAATTTGTGGAAGGATGTCGGCCAGGATGGGTTGCAGGCCGCGATGGCATACGCAACAGGCAACACCAGCCGCATGCTCACCTCGCTAAACTCCATGTTCAAGAGCGCCACCCGAAAGGCTACTGGAAGTTCAGCTTCCCAACAGATAAAGCAGACCAAGTTCTCTCCAGCCGATATCATCATGCTCAGCGGTTCCAAAGACAATCAAACTTCAGCAGATGCTGTCGAGAATGGACAGGCTTCCGGCGCCATGTCTCATGCTTTCGTTAAGGTCATGACAACGCAGCCGCAGCAAACCTACTTGAGTTTGTTACAAAACATGAGAGCTGAGCTGAGCGGGAAGTATTCACAAAAACCCCAGCTGTCCAGCTCACATCCAATCAACGTCAACCTGCAATTCTTGCTATAA
- the HOS3 gene encoding histone deacetylase (similar to uniprot|Q02959 Saccharomyces cerevisiae YPL116W HOS3 Trichostatin A-insensitive homodimeric histone deacetylase (HDAC)) — protein sequence MSKEVDPLLKFEHQFQSFVRNNPNVASAAHSASQIPESAKAVVVLSPLSLQHQFPRYWVSKSYKKTIVERPERLLACSMGIGAAITMYPALFTLKSSHKRKTSLLSDHVLKVHGSDWPQELLKLCKNSQKALDQCQVEVPESWNVGDIYLSRQTISALEGSIGALETGVDSIFHGPSVEQTSNRAFVALRPPGHHSHASTPSGFCLLNNAHIAIEYAADTYGVTHAVVLDFDLHHGDGTQDICWKRAGFKPDGCDDGGSEYNEFGKKFAEFPKVGYFSLHDINSFPTELGYATKENVRNAATCIMDAHDVNIWNVHLQSYDSDEAFTKLYQTKYRTLFAKADEYFRTAKQNMRALGKPFKGLVVISAGFDASEYEQPSMQRHAVNVPTFFYNLFTKDALKLAQMHSHGKLLSVLEGGYSDGAISSGVFAHLIGLQNQNWINEWGSAQVVKEIVRGCKPQWKPYKTKRARDVIRIWAEEVIKLGRAMIPEFEQVLFEPELVEPKAETSKRITRSRRAPAAASIAVVKTPPTLPRSETPTPNDKRYIQKLETADVETVPFVEQDLPSDNEDEDDEDYVYDEELNKTFNRTVEDITIDDISRHLETLEIEPEALDDAPPRTASSSGTRASSRNADSEAAAAAAAGAPQERRPLSSSSGGYKIPSGSTTRHLRNTRASRLMNFDDSDISMISHVSPTKGRSTRSGQTKW from the coding sequence ATGTCAAAAGAGGTCGACCCGCTGCTCAAATTCGAGCACCAGTTCCAGTCGTTTGTGAGGAACAACCCCAACGTGGCGTCTGCTGCGCATAGTGCGTCGCAGATTCCAGAATCTGCAAAAGCGGTAGTGGTGCTATCCCCTCTGTCGCTTCAGCACCAGTTTCCGCGGTACTGGGTGTCCAAGTCCTATAAGAAAACGATTGTCGAGCGGCCCGAGAGGCTGTTAGCGTGCTCAATGGGTATAGGCGCGGCCATCACTATGTACCCGGCGCTGTTCACGCTAAAATCGTCGCACAAGCGAAAGACTTCTCTGCTCTCGGATCATGTGCTGAAGGTGCACGGCAGTGACTGGCCacaagagcttttgaagctctgcAAAAACTCGCAGAAGGCACTGGACCAGTGCCAGGTCGAGGTTCCGGAGTCTTGGAACGTCGGCGACATCTACTTGTCCAGGCAGACCATCAGCGCCTTGGAGGGCTCAATTGGCGCGCTTGAGACCGGCGTGGACTCCATATTCCACGGGCCTTCAGTCGAGCAGACCAGCAACCGTGCATTCGTGGCGCTGAGACCACCAGGCCATCACTCTCACGCCTCCACACCCTCGGGGTTCTGCTTGCTGAACAACGCGCACATCGCCATCGAATACGCCGCAGACACATACGGCGTAACGCACGCGGTCGTGCTGGATTTCGATTTGCATCATGGCGACGGGACCCAGGACATTTGTTGGAAGAGAGCAGGCTTCAAACCCGATGGATGCGACGACGGCGGCTCCGAGTATAACGAGTTCGGCAAGAAGTTTGCGGAGTTCCCTAAAGTCGGGTATTTCTCGCTGCACGACATCAACTCGTTCCCAACCGAGCTGGGCTACGCCACGAAAGAAAACGTCAGAAATGCGGCCACCTGCATCATGGACGCACACGATGTGAACATCTGGAATGTTCACCTGCAGTCGTATGACTCTGACGAAGCCTTCACCAAACTATACCAAACGAAGTACCGGACCCTGTTTGCGAAAGCAGACGAGTACTTTAGAACTGCCAAACAGAACATGAGGGCACTGGGCAAGCCCTTCAAGGGCCTGGTCGTGATCAGCGCCGGGTTCGATGCCTCAGAGTACGAGCAGCCATCAATGCAGAGACACGCTGTGAACGTGCCCACGTTCTTTTACAATCTGTTCACGAAGGACGCTCTGAAGCTCGCCCAAATGCATTCGCATGGCAAACTACTGTCGGTGCTCGAGGGGGGCTACTCCGACGGGGCGATCTCCTCTGGCGTATTCGCTCATTTGATCGGCTTACAAAACCAGAACTGGATCAATGAGTGGGGCTCTGCGCAGGTGGTGAAGGAGATTGTGCGCGGGTGCAAACCGCAATGGAAGCCTTACAAGACCAAACGCGCGAGAGACGTGATCCGAATCTGGGCCGAAGAGGTGATCAAACTGGGGAGGGCTATGATCCCCGAGTTTGAGCAGGTCTTGTTTGAGCCCGAGCTCGTGGAGCCCAAGGCCGAGACCTCCAAGCGCATCACAAGATCTAGAAGGGCTCCTGCTGCCGCGTCCATAGCCGTTGTCAAAACGCCGCCCACGCTGCCCCGCAGCGAAACGCCGACGCCCAACGACAAGCGCTACATACAGAAGCTGGAGACCGCGGACGTCGAAACCGTACCGTTTGTGGAGCAGGACCTGCCCAGCGACaacgaagacgaggacgacgaggatTATGTATACGACGAGGAGCTCAATAAGACATTCAACCGCACGGTGGAGGACATTACTATTGACGATATTTCCAGGCACCTGGAGACCCTGGAGATAGAACCCGAGGCGCTCGACGACGCGCCTCCGCGCACTGCGTCTAGTTCAGGGACCAGGGCCAGCTCCCGCAATGCCGACTCCGAGGCcgcggcagcagcggcggccGGCGCGCCGCAGGAGCGCCGTCCGCTCTCGTCATCCAGCGGAGGCTACAAGATACCTTCAGGGTCCACCACACGCCATCTGCGCAACACGCGGGCATCGCGCCTGATGAACTTCGACGACAGCGATATCTCGATGATCTCGCATGTGTCACCGACAAAGGGCCGCTCTACACGCAGCGGCCAGACCAAGTGGTAG
- the BFR1 gene encoding Bfr1p (similar to uniprot|P38934 Saccharomyces cerevisiae YOR198C BFR1 Component of mRNP complexes associated with polyribosomes implicated in secretion and nuclear segregation multicopy suppressor of BFA (Brefeldin A) sensitivity), with amino-acid sequence MSSTTTVKKQGFVKRPDVGARDKKLDVLKSQLKKIDTEIASLRKQIDQQQVASGAQDQRSQLQNELRGIIKTQSDLKSRRQAIHDQVKALDAELKRKKTQIGAKVGGKSQYQSVDDIEARKRAIDADISSGELSLVEEKLLVKELQSLNKLARDLQAIEPIRKSMEDDKSRIAALKQELNELNPKEVSGKFETTQKKLNDLQSKNQTLYDKRQTLFNKRSALYKKRDEVYAQISQIRSDFDNEFKAFKHKLEKERLKREEEQKLSKLLEEKDAVVGKLQEKLTHARQPAFTYEIGAIENVLCVLDPSYVKPAKHTLEVPADSNVAKAPVRKVEADDLVPIVKEKEEFFAMGTKSKKNKKKQGSSSQSPASSGKFSLEPTMIATLAELDVTVPLNKEEVPKTIEQLRAKHEDFTARQDEQTEKNIAEAEAKLKELDLEYAKKEENVRKELEEKRAKEQEQEQEQGQTEQEEK; translated from the coding sequence ATGTCTAGCACAACAACTGTCAAGAAGCAGGGCTTCGTCAAGAGGCCAGATGTCGGCGCGCGCgacaaaaagctggacGTCCTAAAAAgccagctgaagaagatcgacACCGAGATCGCGTCTCTCAGAAAGCAGATTGACCAGCAGCAAGTTGCTTCTGGTGCTCAAGATCAGCGCTCGCAGCTGCAGAATGAGCTGCGCGGGATCATCAAGACGCAGAGCGATCTCAAGTCCCGCAGACAAGCCATCCACGACCAGGTCAAGGCTTTGGACGCCGAGCtcaagcgcaagaagaCGCAGATCGGAGCCAAGGTCGGAGGCAAGTCCCAATACCAATCTGTCGATGACATTGAAGCACGCAAGCGTGCTATCGATGCTGACATCTCGTCTGGCGAGCTGTCCTTGGTTGAGGAGAAGCTTCTGGTCAAGGAGCTGCAGTCCCTCAACAAGCTTGCTCGTGACCTGCAGGCAATTGAGCCTATCAGAAAGTCTATGGAGGACGACAAGTCTCGCATTGCTGCTCTGAAGCAGGAGCTAAACGAGCTCAACCCTAAGGAGGTTTCCGGCAAGTTCGAAACTACCCAAAAGAAGCTAAATGACTTGCAGTCTAAGAACCAAACCCTCTACGACAAGCGCCAGACCTTGTTCAACAAGCGCTCTGCCTTGTACAAGAAGCGTGACGAGGTGTACGCGCAAATCTCGCAGATCAGGTCTGATTTCGACAATGAATTCAAGGCTTTCAAGCacaagctggagaaggAGCGTTTGAAGAGAGAGGAAGAGCAAAAGTTAtccaagctgctggaagagaaagatgcTGTTGTCGGCAAGTTGCAGGAAAAACTGACTCACGCACGCCAGCCTGCTTTCACCTACGAGATTGGTGCTATTGAGAACGTTTTGTGCGTTTTGGACCCATCTTATGTCAAGCCCGCTAAACACACTTTGGAGGTGCCTGCTGACTCCAACGTTGCCAAGGCCCCAGTGAGAAAGGTCGAGGCTGATGACTTGGTGCCAATCgtcaaagagaaagaggagTTCTTCGCTATGGGTACaaagtccaagaagaacaagaagaagcagggcTCTTCATCCCAATCACCAGCTTCATCTGGCAAGTTTTCTCTTGAACCTACCATGATTGCCACTCTGGCTGAACTGGACGTGACTGTTCCTTTGAACAAGGAGGAGGTTCCAAAAACCATTGAGCAATTGAGGGCCAAGCACGAGGACTTCACTGCCAGACAAGACGAGCAGACAGAGAAGAACATCGCCGAGGCGGAGGCCAAGTTGAAGGAGTTGGACTTGGAGTacgccaagaaggaggagaaCGTCAGAAAggagctggaagaaaagagaGCTAAGGAGCAAGAACAGGAGCAAGAACAGGGACAAACtgagcaagaagagaaaTAA
- the MRM1 gene encoding Mrm1p (similar to uniprot|P25270 Saccharomyces cerevisiae YOR201C MRM1 Ribose methyltransferase that modifies a functionally critical conserved nucleotide in mitochondrial 21S rRNA) — MFKPRPNTILRRSLAQAIRPAVKVPNASHQGSGPSNIDKNLPHERRTKAWEKAGEDKDSWFRRKYAHVHAKAGNPNRQKGRAKQNVEEASVQHDQHKSKFRNRSVTGSLRPNPLMEYVHGTNSVISVLQADKRDYYSRILYHASVTDEIRSLAKKRGAQLEMTDKHRLNILTNYAVHNNVVLETKPLQLPEISQVGSCDPEGSTFAYDELFFDEASERRTSFIQKENKKFPLGLYLDEVSDPHNMGAIIRSAYFLGVDFMIMSRRNCAPLSPTVSKTSSGATELLPIFTVDKPLDFFSKSQKEGWTFVSAGVSKQNKFAKNKKIEAQDLHGMLKELPVILVVGNEGEGVRTNLQMRSDFLVEIPQGRGAAGTRSVDSLNVSVATAILLNSILN; from the coding sequence ATGTTTAAACCAAGACCAAATACTATTTTACGGAGATCTCTGGCACAAGCTATCAGGCCAGCTGTGAAGGTACCGAACGCATCCCACCAAGGTTCGGGGCCATCAAATATTGACAAGAATCTACCACATGAGCGCCGCACAAAAGCTTGGGAAAAGGCCGGCGAAGACAAAGACTCGTGGTTTAGAAGGAAATATGCGCATGTGCACGCAAAAGCAGGAAATCCAAATAGGCAGAAGGGACGAGCAAAGCAAAACGTTGAGGAGGCCTCAGTTCAACATGACCAGCATAAATCAAAGTTCCGCAACCGTAGCGTAACGGGCTCGTTGAGACCGAACCCTCTAATGGAGTATGTTCATGGAACTAATAGTGTCATCTCTGTCCTACAAGCGGACAAGAGGGATTATTACTCGAGGATTCTTTACCACGCGTCTGTTACGGATGAAATTCGCTCTTtggccaagaaaagaggCGCTCAGCTTGAGATGACAGACAAGCACAGGTTGAATATATTAACCAACTATGCTGTGCATAACAATGTGGTCTTGGAGACGAAACCGCTGCAGCTACCGGAAATCTCTCAAGTAGGGAGTTGTGATCCTGAGGGAAGTACCTTTGCATATGATGAGTTGTTTTTTGACGAGGCCTCGGAGCGTCGAACTTCGTTCATacagaaagaaaacaagaagttccCGCTGGGACTCTatcttgatgaagtctCTGACCCACACAACATGGGCGCCATAATACGAAGCGCATATTTTCTCGGGGTTGATTTTATGATCATGTCAAGAAGGAACTGCGCTCCTCTGTCACCCACAGTTTCTAAGACTAGCAGTGGGGCTACTGAGCTACTCCCCATCTTCACAGTGGACAAGCCATTAGacttcttctcaaaatcgCAAAAGGAGGGCTGGACATTCGTCTCAGCTGGTGTTTCCAAGCAAAACAAGTTCGCCAAgaataaaaaaattgagGCCCAGGACCTACACGGCATGCTTAAAGAGCTACCAGTGATACTGGTCGTAGGCAATGAAGGCGAGGGGGTCCGTACCAACTTGCAGATGAGAAGTGACTTTCTGGTAGAGATTCCACAAGGCAGAGGCGCGGCTGGAACGCGGTCCGTGGATTCTCTGAATGTTAGTGTTGCTACTGCTATCTTGTTGAACTCAATACTGAATTAA
- the MRP51 gene encoding mitochondrial 37S ribosomal protein bS1m (similar to uniprot|Q02950 Saccharomyces cerevisiae YPL118W MRP51 Mitochondrial ribosomal protein of the large subunit MRP51), with product MSSNLSHLLRNSRIAQVPKSKKPLTSAAPKYAPTHQIIETRPSTLHRQEWGLKAAVPSKIKTKYIVFNDLDTLERLTTFEPNGGSQWNRIRFQELGVAPKYNPGKANPLFEANASSKTQLVPLSALLNVNTSTPKPEVRRRLAEIKDLRSTFKKWLLEHDPEALLNKSFSAKDMTDSAVEFLAEKTDLNVNLASASLRKVVGTGGLTYNLHGRLRNSPNGVVSRTVVPGRFLNVEGNDRLAAIGGFVANAGSSSVTTSQMDYRMGDFVRQLQFPFAVNHATVQDNGKVVLRANVISGMSSKARIQMNSRYYQQRPPRKVMRTASAEESTKHAEELLNILTNFDSGKSKKLR from the coding sequence ATGTCTTCCAACCTATCTCACCTGTTGCGGAACTCGCGTATCGCACAGGTGCCTAAGTCTAAGAAGCCATTGACTTCTGCGGCCCCCAAGTACGCTCCAACACATCAAATCATAGAAACCAGGCCCTCTACCCTTCATCGTCAAGAATGGGGTCTCAAAGCGGCAGTGCCTTCTAAGATCAAAACTAAATAcattgttttcaatgatCTCGACACTCTGGAGCGCTTGACAACGTTTGAGCCAAACGGCGGCTCTCAATGGAATCGTATTCGTTTTCAGGAACTTGGCGTTGCTCCAAAATATAACCCAGGGAAGGCCAACCCACTATTTGAAGCAAACGCCTCCTCTAAGACCCAGCTGGTACCCCTCAGTGCCCTTTTGAATGTCAACACTTCGACGCCGAAGCCAGAAGTCAGACGCCGTCTTGCAGAAATCAAAGATTTGCGCAGcaccttcaagaaatggctCCTGGAGCATGATCCTGAGGCCCTCCTAAACAAGTCGTTTTCTGCCAAAGACATGACAGACTCTGCTGTTGAATTTCTGGCTGAGAAAACTGACCTCAACGTTAACCTAGCATCCGCGTCTTTGCGGAAGGTGGTCGGTACAGGCGGTTTGACCTACAATTTGCATGGGAGACTGAGGAACTCGCCTAACGGAGTCGTATCTAGGACAGTGGTGCCGGGTAGATTCTTGAACGTCGAGGGCAACGACCGCTTGGCCGCTATCGGTGGTTTTGTTGCTAATGCgggttcttcttcagttACTACGTCCCAGATGGATTACAGGATGGGTGATTTCGTGAGGCAATTGCAGTTTCCATTCGCTGTTAACCATGCTACTGTCCAAGACAACGGCAAGGTTGTACTAAGAGCCAACGTAATCAGCGGCATGAGCTCGAAGGCAAGGATACAAATGAACAGTAGATACTACCAACAGCGCCCTCCTAGAAAAGTCATGCGTACTGCATCCGCAGAAGAATCAACAAAACACGCTGAAGAGCTATTGAATATTTTGACGAATTTCGACAGCggaaagagcaagaagctgaggTAG
- the HIS3 gene encoding imidazoleglycerol-phosphate dehydratase HIS3 (highly similar to uniprot|P06633 Saccharomyces cerevisiae YOR202W HIS3 Imidazoleglycerol-phosphate dehydratase catalyzes the sixth step in histidine biosynthesis mutations cause histidine auxotrophy and sensitivity to Cu Co and Ni salts transcription is regulated by general amino acid control via Gcn4p), with product MNGTSNQGKTERRSFVSRNTNETKIQIALSINGGHVEIKDSILPKKAADIASQATSSQIIDIHTGVGFLDHMIHALAKHSGWSLIVECIGDLHIDDHHTTEDCGIALGEAFKEAVGAVRGVKRFGHGYAPLDEALSRAVVDLSNRPYAVVDLGLKREKIGDLSTEMIPHFLESFAEAARITLHVDCIRGFNDHHRSESAFKALAIALRESLSSNGTNDVPSTKGVLM from the coding sequence ATGAATGGCACTAGTAATCAAGGAAAGACAGAGCGCCGCAGCTTTGTCTCTAGGAACACAAATGAGACCAAAATTCAAATCGCCCTATCCATAAACGGCGGACATGTCGAGATCAAAGATTCCATCCTACCCAAGAAAGCTGCAGATATTGCTTCCCAGGCTACGTCCTCTCAAATAATTGACATCCACACCGGTGTGGGGTTCTTGGATCATATGATTCATGCTTTAGCTAAGCACTCGGGGTGGTCTTTGATTGTTGAGTGTATTGGCGATCTACACATTGATGATCATCACACTACAGAGGACTGTGGTATCGCGTTAGGTGAggctttcaaagaggcTGTGGGCGCTGTTCGTGGGGTGAAGAGATTTGGGCATGGTTATGCGCCTCTTGACGAAGCTCTCTCACGGGCGGTTGTTGATCTATCAAATAGACCATACGCCGTTGTAGATCTGGGCCTGAAACGAGAGAAAATCGGAGATCTGTCGACGGAGATGATTCCACATTTCTTGGAGAGCTTCGCTGAGGCCGCTAGAATCACACTCCACGTGGACTGCATTAGGGGGTTTAATGACCATCATAGAAGCGAGAGCGCATTCAAAGCCTTGGCCATTGCGCTGAGAGAGTCCTTATCAAGCAACGGAACTAATGACGTTCCTTCAACCAAGGGTGTGTTGATGTGA
- the IDI1 gene encoding isopentenyl-diphosphate delta-isomerase IDI1 (similar to uniprot|P15496 Saccharomyces cerevisiae YPL117C IDI1 Isopentenyl diphosphate:dimethylallyl diphosphate isomerase (IPP isomerase) catalyzes an essential activation step in the isoprenoid biosynthetic pathway required for viability), with product MSSYSELVKGLDASHILSQFQDVIPLQKRPNTHSSSSSAEDNGDVVFEGHDEEQIRLMCENCIVVDWSDRAVGAGTKKLCHLMTNIELGLLHRAFSVFLFNEQGQLLLQQRATEKITFPDLWTNTCCSHPLCVDDELGLTGTLDDKVAGAQTAAVRKLEQELGIPMTETVAKTDFHFLNRIHYKAPSNGPWGEHEIDYIFFCQLRAGQSLTVEPNPNEVRDYKWVTAEQLKSMFQDPQFKFTPWFKLICESYLFQWWDQLSDLSQVENDSQIHRML from the coding sequence ATGAGCTCATACTCAGAATTGGTCAAAGGACTTGACGCAAGTCACATCCTGTCGCAGTTCCAGGATGTGATccctcttcaaaaaagaccCAACACACACTCAAGCAGCTCGAGCGCAGAAGACAATGGCGATGTTGTTTTCGAGGGTCATGACGAGGAGCAAATCCGGCTCATGTGCGAAAATTGTATCGTTGTTGATTGGTCCGACCGCGCAGTAGGGGCTGGTACTAAAAAGCTGTGTCACTTGATGACCAACATTGAACTGGGCCTTCTGCACCGTGCGTTTTCCGTATTCTTGTTCAACGAGCAGGGCCAGCTGTTGttgcagcagcgcgccACAGAAAAGATCACCTTCCCAGATCTGTGGACAAACACCTGCTGCTCTCACCCTCTCTGCGTGGACGATGAGCTGGGACTGACCGGCACGCTGGACGACAAGGTCGCAGGCGCGCAGACCGCTGCGGTGCGGAAGCTggaacaagaacttggaatTCCTATGACCGAGACAGTGGCAAAGACTGACTTCCACTTTCTCAACCGTATCCATTACAAGGCGCCTAGCAATGGTCCTTGGGGTGAGCATGAGATTGATTACATCTTTTTCTGCCAGCTTCGCGCTGGCCAGAGCTTGACTGTTGAGCCTAACCCTAACGAGGTCCGCGACTACAAGTGGGTGACTGCTgagcagctcaagagcATGTTCCAAGATCCACAATTTAAGTTCACACCATGGTTCAAGCTTATCTGCGAAAGCTACCTGTTCCAGTGGTGGGACCAGCTCTCGGACTTGTCTCAGGTGGAGAACGATTCTCAAATTCACCGCATGTTGTAA